In Natronoarchaeum mannanilyticum, a genomic segment contains:
- a CDS encoding HTR-like protein: MARVPFGISRLDSMIGGGAPPGSVVLLAGEVGAGAREFAYTSAVMNGLARADTEQFDLYYGDLDERSQLPEDVRYLSFTASESALLEEMRYTMEFDLVEAGTGPMEFLDLSAEYFQLSQVPTEWYSEQTQSITSLGDDHDRKDVLDALGDYLNDNAEDSLVVIDSITDLLSLGDELHWDDVPMLLKGLKRASNRWGGLILLLVSIDSLSETQLGRLMEATDGAMLFEWASGGSERDRTMVVKQFRGVLSRLEAENIVQFETDITDSGFDISDVRKIR; encoded by the coding sequence ATGGCCCGCGTTCCGTTCGGCATCTCCCGGCTGGACTCGATGATCGGCGGCGGCGCCCCGCCGGGCAGCGTCGTCCTGCTTGCCGGCGAGGTCGGCGCCGGCGCGCGGGAGTTCGCCTACACGAGCGCGGTGATGAACGGGCTCGCGCGGGCGGATACCGAGCAGTTCGACCTCTACTACGGCGACCTCGACGAGCGCTCGCAACTTCCCGAGGACGTCCGGTATCTTTCCTTCACGGCGAGCGAATCTGCACTACTCGAAGAAATGCGCTACACGATGGAGTTCGACCTCGTCGAGGCCGGCACCGGCCCGATGGAGTTTCTCGACCTCTCGGCGGAGTACTTTCAGCTCAGCCAGGTCCCGACCGAGTGGTACTCCGAACAGACCCAGAGCATCACGTCGCTGGGCGACGACCACGACCGGAAGGACGTGCTCGACGCGCTGGGCGACTACCTCAACGACAACGCGGAAGACAGCCTCGTGGTGATCGACTCGATCACCGACCTGCTCAGCCTCGGCGACGAGCTGCACTGGGACGACGTCCCGATGCTGCTGAAGGGGCTCAAGCGGGCCTCGAACCGCTGGGGCGGGCTGATCCTGCTTTTGGTCTCGATCGACTCGCTCTCGGAGACGCAGCTCGGTCGGCTGATGGAGGCGACCGACGGCGCGATGCTGTTCGAGTGGGCCAGCGGCGGCAGCGAGCGCGACCGGACGATGGTCGTCAAGCAGTTCCGCGGCGTCCTCTCGCGGCTGGAGGCCGAGAACATCGTCCAGTTCGAGACCGACATCACCGACAGCGGGTTCGACATCAGCGACGTGCGCAAGATCCGCTGA
- a CDS encoding beta-ribofuranosylaminobenzene 5'-phosphate synthase family protein, which produces MTDARVEATARLHFGFQNLSLAHQRLYGGVGVTLDRPAFVVTAERADGIAVRDESAGLDGRDDAGTARETATVAREYARRAVDLLDVPGADVAVRERFPRHVGLGSGTQFALAVYAAVAAAHDRSVDARAAAPGLGRGGRSGVGVAGFERGGFVVDGGHPTSQFTTARPADGEWAVPPVTARHDLPDDWRFVLVLPDADPGRSGDDEDASMRSVVEDADPKLADEISAALTRRLLPAAAAGRREAFGAAVAEIGRLNGAWYTDAQGGVFRPPVGRIVEELGEHPVVSGVGQSSWGPTVYGLTDRSSADRAEAAARDALDAAGVDGRVLVAGVRNEGAAIER; this is translated from the coding sequence ATGACTGACGCGCGAGTCGAGGCGACCGCTCGACTCCACTTCGGATTCCAAAATCTCTCGCTGGCCCACCAGCGTCTCTACGGCGGCGTCGGCGTCACGCTGGACCGGCCGGCGTTCGTCGTGACCGCCGAGCGCGCGGACGGGATCGCAGTTCGGGACGAGAGCGCCGGTTTGGACGGTCGCGACGACGCCGGCACCGCTCGCGAGACCGCGACGGTGGCCCGCGAGTACGCCCGCCGCGCGGTCGACCTGCTCGACGTCCCGGGCGCCGACGTCGCGGTCCGCGAGCGGTTCCCGCGCCACGTCGGCCTCGGCAGCGGCACGCAGTTCGCGCTCGCGGTGTACGCTGCGGTCGCGGCGGCACACGACCGATCGGTCGACGCGCGGGCTGCCGCGCCGGGGCTCGGACGCGGCGGCCGCAGCGGCGTCGGCGTCGCCGGCTTCGAGCGCGGCGGGTTCGTCGTCGACGGCGGCCACCCGACGAGCCAGTTCACGACCGCCCGACCCGCCGACGGCGAGTGGGCCGTTCCGCCCGTCACCGCCCGCCACGACCTGCCCGACGACTGGCGGTTCGTGCTCGTCCTGCCCGACGCCGACCCCGGGCGGAGCGGCGACGACGAGGACGCCAGCATGCGCTCGGTCGTCGAGGACGCCGATCCGAAACTGGCCGACGAGATCAGCGCCGCGCTCACCCGCCGACTGCTGCCCGCCGCCGCGGCCGGACGCCGCGAGGCGTTCGGCGCCGCGGTCGCGGAGATCGGCCGGCTCAACGGCGCCTGGTACACCGACGCGCAGGGCGGCGTGTTCCGCCCGCCGGTCGGCCGGATCGTCGAGGAACTCGGCGAGCATCCCGTCGTTTCGGGCGTCGGCCAGTCCTCGTGGGGCCCGACGGTGTACGGGCTGACCGATCGGTCGTCGGCCGATCGGGCGGAAGCGGCCGCGCGCGACGCCCTCGACGCCGCTGGCGTCGACGGGCGCGTGCTGGTCGCCGGCGTCCGCAACGAGGGCGCGGCGATCGAGCGGTGA
- the ilvD gene encoding dihydroxy-acid dehydratase: MSQQEERQRTEKDPDLRSSEVTEGYERAPHRAMFRAMGYDDEDLAAPMVGVANPAADITPCNVHLDDVADSAYDAIDAADGMPIEFGTITISDAISMGTEGMKASLTSREVIADSVELVAFGERMDGIVALGGCDKNMPGMMMAMIRTDLPSVFLYGGSIMPGEHDGREITIQNVFEGVGSVAQGEMSEDELEEMEHNACPGAGSCGGMFTANTMASAAEALGLAPLGAAGPPAEHEDRYEVAERAGELAVDAIENDRKPSDILTKESFENAIALQVAIGGSTNAVLHLLALAAEAGVDLSIEEFDEISQRTPKIADLQPGGTRVMNDLFEVGGVPVVLRRLLDAGLLHGDQLTITGRTLAEELEHLEEQGELPDDDEIDADFLYTVDEPKNEEGAIRILTGNLAPGGSVLKVTGDDDLHHEGPVRVFEGEEKAMKYVQEGNVESGDVIVIRNEGPQGGPGMREMLGVTAAVAGQDHAEDVALITDGRFSGATRGFSIGHVAPEAFTGGPIGALEDGDVVTVDIADRTLEVDLSDEEIERRLEEREEPDPNYTTGVMAKYGQTFGSAENGAVTNPGAKQD, translated from the coding sequence ATGAGCCAGCAGGAAGAGCGACAGCGGACCGAGAAGGACCCCGACCTCAGGAGCAGCGAGGTCACCGAGGGGTACGAGCGCGCGCCCCACCGCGCGATGTTCCGCGCGATGGGCTACGACGACGAGGATCTGGCGGCGCCGATGGTCGGCGTCGCGAACCCCGCCGCGGACATCACGCCGTGTAACGTCCACCTCGACGACGTCGCCGACAGCGCCTACGACGCGATCGACGCCGCCGACGGGATGCCGATCGAGTTCGGCACGATCACGATCTCGGACGCCATCTCGATGGGTACCGAGGGGATGAAGGCGTCGCTGACCTCCCGCGAGGTCATCGCCGACTCCGTCGAACTCGTCGCGTTCGGCGAGCGCATGGACGGCATCGTCGCGCTGGGCGGGTGCGACAAGAACATGCCCGGCATGATGATGGCGATGATCCGCACCGACCTGCCATCCGTGTTTCTCTACGGTGGGTCGATCATGCCCGGCGAGCACGACGGCCGGGAGATCACCATCCAGAACGTGTTCGAGGGCGTCGGGTCGGTCGCGCAGGGCGAGATGAGCGAGGACGAGTTAGAGGAGATGGAGCACAACGCCTGCCCCGGCGCCGGCTCCTGCGGCGGGATGTTCACCGCCAACACGATGGCCTCGGCCGCCGAGGCGCTCGGTCTGGCGCCGCTGGGCGCCGCCGGCCCACCCGCGGAACACGAGGACCGCTACGAGGTCGCCGAGCGCGCCGGCGAACTCGCCGTCGACGCGATCGAGAACGACCGGAAACCCTCGGACATCCTCACCAAGGAGTCCTTCGAGAACGCGATCGCGCTGCAGGTCGCGATCGGCGGGTCGACCAACGCCGTGCTCCACCTGCTCGCGCTGGCCGCCGAGGCCGGCGTCGACCTCTCGATCGAGGAGTTCGACGAGATCAGCCAGCGGACGCCCAAGATCGCCGACCTCCAGCCCGGCGGCACGCGCGTCATGAACGACCTCTTCGAGGTCGGCGGCGTCCCGGTCGTCCTCCGTCGCCTGCTCGACGCGGGCCTGCTCCACGGCGACCAGCTCACGATCACCGGCCGGACGCTCGCCGAGGAGCTCGAACACCTCGAAGAGCAAGGCGAACTGCCGGACGACGACGAGATCGACGCCGACTTCCTCTACACCGTCGACGAGCCCAAAAACGAGGAGGGCGCGATCCGCATCCTCACCGGCAATCTCGCGCCCGGCGGCTCGGTGCTGAAGGTCACCGGCGACGACGACCTCCACCACGAGGGCCCCGTCCGCGTGTTCGAGGGCGAGGAAAAGGCGATGAAGTACGTCCAGGAGGGCAACGTCGAGTCCGGCGACGTCATCGTCATCCGGAACGAGGGACCGCAGGGCGGCCCCGGCATGCGCGAGATGCTCGGCGTCACCGCCGCCGTCGCGGGACAGGACCACGCCGAGGACGTCGCGCTGATCACCGACGGGCGCTTCTCGGGCGCGACCCGCGGATTCTCGATCGGCCACGTCGCGCCCGAAGCGTTCACGGGCGGGCCGATCGGCGCACTGGAAGACGGCGACGTCGTCACGGTCGACATCGCCGACCGCACCCTCGAAGTCGACCTCTCGGACGAGGAGATCGAGCGCCGCCTCGAGGAGCGCGAGGAGCCCGATCCCAACTACACGACCGGCGTGATGGCCAAGTACGGCCAGACGTTCGGCTCCGCGGAGAACGGCGCGGTGACGAACCCCGGCGCCAAGCAGGACTGA
- a CDS encoding PAS domain S-box protein yields the protein MSLDLDSLTVVHVDDDQQFADLTKTYLEREDDRIDVRIETSPGDALDRIEASDVDCVVSDYDMPEMDGLELLEAVRREHSELPFILFTGKGTEEIASEAISAGVTDYLRKGGTDRYAVLAHRIVNAVEQHRARRTAERTQRRLRELAEETDDLLWMYSADWEKLLFVNSAYEDILGGEIDELREDPYKFLDAVHPDDRDRVRDAMDQASSGATTEIEYRVNADEGYERWVAVQVDPIVGDDGDVERIVGVSHEITERKRHERRLEALLDNTHQYVGLLDLDGTVLEINDTALSFTGEREVAFVDQPLWDTPWFAEREATADRVRRGVESAREGVPFREELTIRGDDREAVVDLSIRPVTSDEGEATLLVFEGENITERKKRTAALRRERTFIEQALDALDDVFYVVDRDGQLVRWNDRLEEVTGYSTAEIEGMRAVDFFAEDHRERIADAIETTLETGSVEVEAAFRTKDGDRIPHEFTGARLTSLDSDEYGLVGIGRDLRLRRRRERDRKRAQRRYRSIFEDPNILAALLTPGGEVIDVNPTAMEYLDWEREAVVGTHFKETPWWTGSTERDNVGEFIDRAANGEYVEFEATIPESDGLHDTVRGVFRPVVDDNGKVTSLIVSARDITEENAQERRFEAVFEDPKMLVGLLDPEGRLLNANETAMEYLDVDKETIIGRPFWETPWWSHSEELQDDVRELIARAANGEYVEYERDHFQADEHRFTVSGTIRPVTTSNGEITSLVASARDVTERKERERKLERYEALTEHASDIVTVIDGDGVIKYQSPSITDVLGYDPDKLVGEPAFEYIHPDDEEAVAERLAALAMRSEATTERITFRMRHADGSWRWIESVGNNRTDATIDGYVITSRDVTERKRRGTELKRKNEQLERFAHALSHDLRNPLNVLSGSVELAQETGDIEHIEDCPRTIDRMEQLIDDILTLAREGERIQATTTVDLETIAERCWETVETEDATLQLPVNRTVRADRSRLRQLLENLFRNAVEHGGNEITVEVAGLDDGFYVADDGSGIPSEHGEDVLRNGVSTDADGTGLGLAIVREIATAHGWEIDVGDGERGGARFEITGVESET from the coding sequence ATGAGTCTCGACCTCGACTCGCTCACGGTCGTCCACGTCGACGACGATCAGCAGTTCGCTGATCTGACGAAGACGTATCTGGAGCGTGAGGACGACCGGATCGACGTCCGAATCGAGACTTCGCCAGGGGACGCCCTCGATCGCATCGAAGCGAGCGACGTCGATTGTGTCGTCAGCGACTACGACATGCCGGAGATGGACGGGCTCGAGCTGCTCGAGGCCGTCCGCCGGGAACACTCCGAGTTGCCGTTCATTCTGTTCACGGGGAAGGGGACCGAAGAGATCGCCAGCGAAGCCATATCCGCGGGCGTCACGGACTATCTCCGAAAGGGCGGGACCGACCGGTACGCCGTTCTAGCACATCGGATCGTCAACGCGGTCGAGCAGCACCGTGCCCGACGCACTGCCGAACGTACCCAGCGAAGGCTCCGTGAGCTGGCGGAAGAGACCGACGATCTCCTGTGGATGTACTCGGCCGACTGGGAGAAGCTGCTGTTCGTCAACTCGGCGTACGAGGACATCCTGGGCGGCGAGATCGACGAGCTCCGAGAGGACCCTTACAAGTTCCTCGACGCGGTTCACCCCGACGACCGGGATCGCGTTCGAGACGCCATGGACCAAGCGTCGAGCGGTGCCACGACCGAAATCGAGTATCGCGTCAACGCGGACGAGGGGTACGAACGGTGGGTGGCCGTGCAGGTCGACCCGATCGTCGGCGACGACGGCGACGTCGAGCGGATCGTCGGCGTCTCACACGAGATCACCGAACGAAAGCGACACGAGCGTCGTCTGGAGGCGCTACTCGATAACACGCACCAGTACGTCGGATTGCTAGATCTCGACGGGACTGTTCTGGAGATCAACGACACTGCGCTGTCGTTCACCGGAGAACGGGAAGTGGCGTTCGTCGACCAGCCGCTCTGGGACACCCCCTGGTTCGCGGAGCGCGAGGCGACCGCCGACCGCGTTCGCCGGGGCGTCGAGTCCGCCCGGGAGGGAGTGCCGTTCCGGGAGGAACTCACCATCCGTGGCGACGATCGCGAGGCCGTCGTCGACTTGTCGATCCGGCCCGTCACGTCCGATGAGGGGGAGGCCACATTGCTCGTGTTCGAGGGAGAGAACATCACGGAGCGGAAAAAGCGGACGGCGGCGTTGCGACGCGAACGAACGTTCATCGAACAGGCACTCGACGCACTCGACGACGTTTTCTACGTCGTTGACCGAGACGGGCAACTGGTGCGGTGGAACGACCGCCTCGAGGAGGTCACGGGGTACTCCACCGCCGAAATCGAAGGGATGCGTGCAGTCGACTTCTTCGCAGAGGACCACCGCGAGCGCATCGCGGATGCGATCGAGACAACCCTCGAGACGGGCAGCGTGGAGGTCGAGGCGGCGTTCCGGACGAAAGACGGCGATCGGATCCCCCACGAGTTCACTGGTGCACGACTGACGAGCCTCGACAGCGACGAATACGGGCTGGTCGGCATCGGTCGGGACCTGCGGCTCCGACGCCGACGCGAACGGGATCGAAAGCGGGCACAGCGGCGGTATCGATCCATTTTCGAGGATCCGAACATTCTGGCGGCGCTGCTGACGCCGGGCGGCGAGGTGATAGACGTGAACCCGACCGCGATGGAGTACCTCGACTGGGAGCGCGAGGCGGTCGTCGGCACCCACTTCAAGGAGACGCCGTGGTGGACCGGGAGCACTGAGCGGGACAACGTCGGCGAGTTCATCGATCGGGCAGCGAACGGCGAGTACGTCGAGTTCGAGGCGACGATCCCCGAGTCCGACGGCCTCCACGACACCGTTCGCGGCGTATTCAGGCCCGTGGTCGACGACAACGGGAAAGTCACGTCGCTGATCGTTTCCGCGCGCGATATCACCGAGGAGAACGCCCAAGAGCGACGGTTCGAGGCCGTGTTCGAGGATCCCAAGATGCTGGTCGGATTGCTCGATCCGGAAGGTCGACTTCTCAATGCCAACGAAACTGCCATGGAATACCTCGACGTCGACAAGGAGACGATCATCGGACGACCATTCTGGGAGACCCCCTGGTGGTCCCACTCCGAGGAACTGCAGGACGACGTTCGTGAGCTGATCGCTCGCGCAGCCAACGGCGAGTACGTTGAGTACGAACGTGATCACTTCCAGGCCGACGAGCATCGGTTCACCGTCAGCGGGACGATACGTCCCGTCACGACGTCGAACGGCGAAATCACGTCGCTGGTCGCGTCCGCGCGGGACGTGACCGAGCGAAAGGAGCGCGAACGCAAACTGGAACGCTACGAGGCGCTGACCGAGCACGCGAGCGACATCGTGACCGTGATCGACGGTGACGGCGTAATCAAGTATCAGAGCCCCTCGATCACGGACGTGCTCGGCTACGACCCCGACAAACTGGTAGGCGAACCCGCCTTCGAGTACATTCACCCCGACGACGAAGAAGCCGTCGCGGAACGGCTGGCCGCACTGGCGATGCGCTCCGAGGCGACGACCGAACGGATCACCTTCCGGATGCGACACGCCGACGGATCGTGGCGGTGGATCGAATCGGTCGGCAACAATCGCACGGACGCCACGATTGACGGGTACGTGATCACGTCCCGGGACGTCACTGAGCGCAAGCGTCGCGGGACGGAGCTCAAACGCAAAAACGAGCAGTTGGAACGGTTCGCGCACGCTCTGAGCCACGATCTGCGAAACCCCCTCAACGTTCTCTCCGGATCGGTCGAACTGGCACAAGAGACCGGCGACATCGAGCACATAGAGGACTGCCCCCGAACGATCGACCGGATGGAGCAGCTCATCGATGACATTCTGACGCTTGCACGGGAGGGCGAGCGGATACAGGCCACGACGACTGTGGATCTAGAAACGATCGCCGAACGCTGCTGGGAAACCGTCGAAACGGAGGATGCGACGCTACAGCTGCCCGTCAACCGGACGGTACGAGCCGATAGAAGCCGCCTCAGACAGCTTCTGGAAAACCTATTCAGGAACGCCGTGGAGCACGGCGGAAACGAGATCACAGTTGAGGTCGCCGGCCTCGACGACGGGTTCTACGTCGCCGACGACGGCTCGGGAATCCCCAGCGAACACGGCGAGGATGTCCTCCGAAACGGGGTTTCGACCGACGCGGACGGGACGGGCCTCGGACTAGCGATCGTGCGCGAGATCGCAACCGCACACGGCTGGGAGATCGACGTCGGGGACGGCGAACGTGGCGGCGCTCGGTTCGAGATCACGGGCGTCGAGTCGGAGACCTGA
- a CDS encoding DUF7504 family protein, giving the protein MSASRTATVDDVLAALPSSGSVLLTGAGREALGRLPAQLLRAAVDPDDGALLVTTEDAGERVARRVTNPGDAPDRSRVGVVDATSSGRRRSDPADRIWHASSPVDFNGTAAGIDRCFDALATQDHDAVHVLYDTLTTPFLSADSSTVARYAHHVSLQLADRTGIGLFPVHTNVTSDRDVARLKHLFDAVVAVRKSGGDRQVRCAGVEGDWRDWRDWRDLQDGDVGSGFVGVV; this is encoded by the coding sequence GTGAGCGCTTCACGCACCGCGACGGTCGACGACGTGTTGGCGGCCCTGCCGTCCAGCGGGAGCGTGCTCCTGACGGGCGCCGGTCGCGAGGCGCTGGGTCGCCTTCCCGCCCAGTTGCTTCGCGCGGCCGTGGATCCCGACGACGGGGCGCTGCTCGTCACGACCGAGGACGCCGGAGAGCGCGTCGCTCGACGGGTAACGAATCCGGGCGACGCCCCGGACCGCTCGCGCGTCGGCGTCGTCGACGCCACGTCGTCGGGGCGCCGCAGGAGCGATCCCGCCGACCGGATCTGGCACGCCTCGTCGCCGGTCGATTTCAACGGCACGGCCGCGGGGATCGACCGCTGTTTCGACGCGCTCGCGACGCAGGACCACGACGCCGTCCACGTGCTGTACGACACGCTGACGACGCCGTTTCTCTCCGCCGATTCGAGTACCGTCGCGCGCTACGCCCACCACGTCTCGCTGCAGCTCGCCGACCGGACCGGGATCGGGCTGTTTCCGGTCCACACGAACGTGACGAGCGACCGCGACGTCGCCCGGCTCAAGCACCTGTTCGACGCCGTCGTCGCGGTGCGCAAGTCCGGCGGCGACCGGCAGGTGCGCTGTGCGGGCGTCGAGGGCGACTGGCGCGACTGGCGCGACTGGCGCGACCTGCAGGACGGCGACGTCGGTAGCGGGTTCGTGGGCGTGGTTTGA
- a CDS encoding sulfatase-like hydrolase/transferase, which translates to MPPNVLLVLTDQERHDLTAPDGPHVRTPNVDRIAGEGMRFDRAYTPIGICSSARASLLSGLYPHAHGMLNNCHDPDAILENFPEEIPTFGEVLAENGYRNSYAGKWHVGRDQTPADFGFEYLGGGDGAHAAADEDFFDHQREHGVDPESIELTDAIYHENNPDKPICATAEIPVEATRAYYIAEKTIDRLEALDAADEPFFHRTDFVGPHHPYVVPEPYASMYDPDEIEPWASFAETFEGKPRVQENYRRYRGVDHLSWDEWAEAISNYFGFMTLIDDQLGRILDAAEGIENLVVVKTADHGDFAGGHRLFNKGPMMYEATYRIPLAIRWPGVVEPGSTCDAPVSLLDLMPTFLDLAGTSAPEPVHGRSIRPLLEGRRPDDWPDAVFAQYHGDEFGLYSQRMLRTERYKYVYNVPDVDELYDLREDPHELDNRIDAPDYESVRAALRERLVARMESTGDPNAVWARQALLDGDRPTDGGNAEDTRRDLPDDTLSDAKTGDT; encoded by the coding sequence ATGCCCCCGAACGTCCTCCTCGTGTTGACCGACCAGGAACGCCACGACCTGACGGCGCCCGACGGGCCCCACGTTCGGACGCCGAACGTCGATCGCATCGCCGGCGAGGGGATGCGCTTCGACCGGGCGTACACGCCGATCGGCATCTGTTCGAGCGCGCGGGCGTCGCTGCTGTCCGGACTGTATCCCCACGCCCACGGGATGCTGAACAACTGCCACGACCCCGACGCGATCCTGGAGAACTTCCCCGAGGAGATCCCGACGTTCGGCGAGGTGCTCGCGGAGAACGGCTATCGGAACAGCTACGCCGGCAAGTGGCACGTCGGGCGCGACCAGACGCCCGCGGACTTCGGGTTCGAGTACCTCGGCGGCGGCGACGGCGCCCACGCCGCCGCGGACGAGGACTTCTTCGACCACCAGCGCGAGCACGGCGTCGATCCCGAGTCGATCGAGCTGACGGACGCGATCTACCACGAGAACAACCCGGACAAGCCGATCTGCGCGACCGCGGAGATACCCGTCGAGGCCACGCGCGCGTACTACATCGCCGAGAAGACGATCGATCGCCTAGAGGCCCTCGACGCCGCCGACGAGCCCTTCTTCCACCGCACCGACTTCGTCGGCCCGCACCACCCCTACGTCGTCCCTGAGCCGTACGCCTCGATGTACGACCCCGACGAGATCGAGCCGTGGGCGTCGTTCGCCGAGACGTTCGAGGGCAAGCCGCGAGTCCAGGAAAACTACCGGCGCTACCGCGGCGTCGACCACCTGTCCTGGGACGAGTGGGCTGAAGCGATCTCGAACTACTTCGGATTCATGACGCTGATCGACGACCAGCTCGGCCGGATCCTCGACGCCGCCGAGGGGATCGAGAATCTGGTCGTCGTCAAGACGGCCGACCACGGCGACTTCGCGGGCGGCCACCGCCTGTTCAACAAGGGGCCGATGATGTACGAGGCCACCTACCGGATCCCGCTCGCGATCCGGTGGCCCGGCGTCGTCGAACCCGGCTCGACCTGCGACGCGCCGGTGAGCCTGCTCGACCTGATGCCGACGTTCCTCGATCTTGCCGGCACGTCGGCGCCCGAACCGGTCCACGGTCGGTCGATCCGGCCGCTGCTGGAGGGACGGCGTCCGGACGACTGGCCCGACGCCGTCTTCGCACAGTACCACGGCGACGAGTTCGGCCTCTACTCCCAGCGGATGCTCCGGACTGAGCGGTACAAGTACGTCTACAACGTGCCCGACGTCGACGAGCTGTACGACCTCCGCGAGGACCCCCACGAGCTGGACAACCGGATCGACGCCCCCGACTACGAGTCGGTGCGAGCGGCGCTGCGCGAGCGGCTGGTCGCCCGGATGGAGAGTACCGGGGATCCGAACGCCGTCTGGGCGCGGCAGGCGCTGCTGGACGGGGACCGGCCGACGGACGGCGGCAACGCCGAAGACACACGGCGCGATCTACCGGACGATACGCTGAGCGACGCAAAAACGGGAGACACGTAG
- a CDS encoding 60S ribosomal export protein NMD3, with amino-acid sequence MSETRAFCPRCGDAIDTPLEAREERRGDPALCDSCYFDEFELIDAPDRVQVRVCATCGAVHRGNRWVDVGADDYTEVAVEEVSESLAVHFDAEEVAWSVEPEQVDQTTIRMHCFFTGVVNGTPVEEQVTVPVKITRQTCDRCGRISGDYYASIVQLRARDRTPTDEEVERTREIANEVVDEMEATGDRNAFVTDASEVDAGLNLKLSTNKIGMKVARRVVEEFGGSYSDSETLVSEDEDGNGVYRVTFAVRLPPYRPGEVIDPEDGEGPVLVTSARGNLKGTRLTTGERYEASYEEGDAPDARRLGSIDDAEETTLVTVEDDRAVQVLDPETYRAETIARPDYLDPDADTVPVLKSRAGLHVLPEDERADRSGGEDDE; translated from the coding sequence ATGAGCGAGACGCGCGCGTTCTGCCCCCGCTGCGGCGACGCCATCGACACGCCGCTCGAGGCCCGCGAGGAGCGCCGCGGCGACCCCGCGCTGTGTGATTCCTGTTACTTCGACGAGTTCGAGCTGATCGACGCGCCCGACCGCGTGCAGGTGCGGGTCTGTGCCACCTGCGGCGCGGTCCACCGCGGGAACCGCTGGGTCGACGTCGGCGCCGACGACTACACCGAGGTCGCCGTCGAGGAGGTCAGCGAGTCGCTGGCGGTCCACTTCGACGCCGAGGAGGTCGCCTGGAGCGTCGAACCCGAACAGGTCGACCAGACGACGATCCGGATGCACTGCTTCTTTACCGGTGTGGTCAACGGCACGCCCGTCGAGGAGCAGGTGACGGTGCCGGTGAAGATCACCCGCCAGACCTGCGATCGCTGCGGGCGGATCTCCGGGGACTACTACGCCAGCATCGTCCAGTTGCGCGCCCGCGACCGGACGCCGACCGACGAGGAGGTCGAGCGCACCCGCGAGATCGCCAACGAGGTCGTCGACGAGATGGAGGCGACCGGCGACCGCAACGCCTTCGTCACCGACGCGAGCGAGGTCGACGCCGGGCTGAACCTCAAGCTATCGACCAACAAGATCGGCATGAAGGTCGCCCGCCGGGTCGTCGAGGAGTTCGGCGGGAGCTACTCCGACTCCGAGACGCTCGTCTCGGAGGACGAGGACGGCAACGGCGTCTACCGGGTCACCTTCGCCGTCCGCTTACCGCCCTACCGCCCGGGCGAGGTAATCGATCCCGAGGACGGCGAGGGGCCGGTGCTGGTCACGAGCGCCCGCGGGAACCTCAAGGGCACCCGTCTCACGACCGGCGAGCGCTACGAAGCCTCCTACGAGGAGGGCGACGCGCCCGACGCCCGGCGGCTGGGATCGATCGACGACGCCGAGGAAACGACGCTCGTGACGGTCGAGGACGACCGCGCGGTGCAGGTGCTCGACCCCGAGACCTACCGGGCCGAGACGATCGCCCGCCCGGACTATCTCGATCCGGACGCCGACACCGTCCCCGTGCTCAAGAGCCGCGCGGGGCTGCACGTGCTGCCCGAGGACGAGCGAGCCGACCGAAGCGGTGGCGAGGACGATGAGTGA